From a region of the Gammaproteobacteria bacterium genome:
- a CDS encoding polymer-forming cytoskeletal protein — MFSNGKRHKIAKIDSLIGQNTEIKGNIVFSGGFHVDGKVIGNIQAEESSSLLTLSDHGVIEGEVRVPNVILNGRVLGDVYASERVELAANARVTGNVYYNLIEMAIGAEVNGNLVHRVDAEATAMSEGWSREDKKTV, encoded by the coding sequence ATGTTCTCCAACGGTAAGCGGCACAAAATCGCCAAGATCGACTCCTTGATCGGGCAAAATACCGAGATCAAGGGTAATATCGTCTTTAGCGGAGGATTTCACGTCGATGGCAAGGTGATCGGCAATATCCAAGCCGAAGAATCCTCCTCATTGCTGACACTGAGTGATCATGGCGTGATTGAGGGCGAGGTGCGGGTACCCAATGTTATCCTCAATGGCCGGGTCTTGGGCGATGTCTATGCCTCGGAGCGGGTTGAGTTGGCGGCCAATGCCCGGGTGACCGGCAATGTCTATTACAATCTCATCGAAATGGCGATCGGTGCCGAAGTGAATGGCAATCTGGTGCATCGCGTCGATGCCGAGGCCACCGCCATGTCCGAGGGCTGGTCCCGGGAAGACAAAAAAACCGTTTAA
- a CDS encoding anhydro-N-acetylmuramic acid kinase, which yields MNSYIGLMSGTSMDAIDAALVRFEADVPHLIAHHSQPLPAEIRPTILRVAAGQPVTAATIGALDAQLGDCFAHAVLALLHHAKVDPDTIAAIGSHGQTLFHSPNTRPAFSWQIGDPNIIAERTGITTIADFRRRDVAAGGQGAPLVPAFHQAVFGKSGCARAVVNIGGIANVTLLPGEPAQTRGFDTGPGNCLLDAWCERYLGHAFDQDGRWGANGKVNETLLQRLLADPYFSAAPPKSSGREYFNLDWLTQQQSDDTAQNIQATLCALTAESISAAIKRYAPATREVYVCGGGAHNRTLMQQLATRLGNTIRLDTTLALGVDPGWVEAMAFAWLAKQTLSGLPGNLPGVTGAQRPVILGAIYPA from the coding sequence ATGAACAGCTACATCGGCTTGATGTCGGGCACCAGTATGGACGCCATCGACGCGGCCTTGGTACGCTTTGAGGCTGATGTGCCACACTTGATCGCCCACCATAGTCAGCCGCTACCGGCAGAGATCCGGCCCACCATTTTGCGTGTGGCGGCAGGCCAACCGGTCACTGCAGCGACTATCGGCGCCCTTGACGCCCAACTGGGCGATTGCTTTGCCCATGCGGTATTGGCGCTGCTACATCATGCCAAGGTTGACCCTGACACTATCGCTGCCATCGGCAGTCACGGTCAGACGCTATTTCACAGCCCGAACACCAGGCCTGCCTTTTCCTGGCAGATCGGCGATCCTAATATCATTGCCGAACGCACCGGGATTACGACCATCGCCGATTTCCGGCGCCGTGACGTCGCAGCGGGCGGCCAGGGTGCGCCGTTAGTGCCGGCTTTTCACCAGGCCGTGTTTGGCAAATCTGGCTGCGCGCGGGCAGTGGTTAACATCGGCGGCATTGCCAATGTCACCCTGCTCCCAGGCGAGCCAGCACAAACCCGCGGCTTTGACACCGGACCCGGTAACTGCCTGCTCGATGCCTGGTGTGAACGCTACCTCGGTCACGCCTTTGATCAAGATGGCCGCTGGGGCGCGAATGGTAAGGTGAATGAAACGCTATTACAGCGATTATTGGCGGATCCCTATTTCAGCGCCGCACCACCCAAGAGCAGCGGCCGGGAATATTTCAATCTCGATTGGCTGACACAACAACAAAGCGACGACACCGCACAAAACATTCAGGCCACGCTGTGCGCACTGACTGCAGAAAGCATCAGCGCCGCCATCAAGCGCTATGCTCCGGCAACGCGGGAGGTGTATGTCTGCGGTGGCGGGGCGCATAATCGCACGTTGATGCAACAACTCGCGACGCGATTAGGCAACACGATCCGACTCGACACCACGCTAGCGCTTGGCGTCGATCCCGGCTGGGTGGAGGCCATGGCCTTTGCCTGGCTGGCAAAGCAGACCTTGAGCGGACTGCCCGGCAACTTGCCCGGCGTAACCGGGGCACAGAGGCCGGTGATTTTGGGCGCAATTTATCCCGCGTAA
- a CDS encoding SH3 domain-containing protein: MTRASLLILLLSLATSGITQAETVYVSGANRVGVRAEAGSKDTPLTVVQRGDALELLENNGDYWRVRTQNGVEGWIKSIYAVHTPPTKAQNDKPQIDKPQIDKPTSDQEVHKAEQSIIQLRNQLEQQLAENRQLQSRVEVLNTEVYNLHQSLSDIRGDDPTRHRDWLFLFIALAALAGLGFTLGILWNKHQVAKKLGGHSL, encoded by the coding sequence GTGACACGAGCATCGCTGTTGATACTGCTGCTTAGCTTGGCAACCTCAGGGATAACCCAAGCCGAAACCGTTTACGTCAGCGGCGCTAATCGCGTTGGCGTACGCGCCGAAGCAGGCAGCAAAGACACCCCCCTCACCGTCGTGCAAAGAGGCGATGCACTGGAACTCCTCGAAAATAACGGTGACTACTGGCGAGTCCGCACCCAAAACGGTGTCGAGGGCTGGATCAAGAGCATCTACGCCGTACACACGCCCCCAACCAAAGCCCAAAACGACAAGCCGCAAATCGACAAACCGCAAATCGATAAGCCAACGAGCGACCAAGAAGTTCACAAGGCCGAACAATCAATCATCCAGCTGCGCAATCAACTGGAACAACAATTGGCCGAAAATCGCCAATTACAGAGCCGGGTAGAAGTTTTGAATACCGAGGTCTATAACCTGCATCAAAGCCTGTCCGATATTCGGGGCGATGATCCTACTCGCCATCGCGACTGGTTATTTTTATTCATTGCCCTCGCCGCCCTCGCGGGGCTTGGTTTTACCTTGGGCATTCTCTGGAACAAGCATCAAGTCGCCAAGAAGCTCGGCGGCCACAGCTTGTAG
- a CDS encoding N-acetyl-gamma-glutamyl-phosphate reductase, which yields MIKVGIVGGTGYTGVELLRLLARHPQVQLHIITSRSEAGMAVADMFPNLRGHIDLAFSVPNETALRECDVVFFATPNGTAMTMTPSLLAAGVRVIDLAADFRLKDAAEWQTWYGMPHACPDLLAEAVYGLPEVNRAAIAKARLVANPGCYPTAVQLGFLPLLEAGVIERQGLIADAKSGVSGAGRKAEVHALLCEASESFKAYAVPGHRHLPEIRQGLNHAAAGASLTFVPHLTPMIRGIHATLYARLTKDTDLQKLFEARYRDEPFVDVLPKGAHPETRSVKGANTCRIAVHRPQDGDTVVVLSVIDNLVKGAAGQAVQNMNIMFGFDERAGLETIALLP from the coding sequence ATGATCAAAGTCGGCATTGTTGGCGGCACCGGCTATACCGGCGTTGAATTGCTACGCCTGCTGGCGCGCCATCCGCAGGTGCAATTGCACATCATCACCTCGCGTTCGGAGGCAGGGATGGCCGTCGCCGATATGTTCCCCAACCTGCGCGGGCATATTGATCTTGCCTTTAGCGTGCCAAATGAAACAGCATTGCGCGAATGCGATGTCGTTTTTTTCGCCACGCCCAATGGCACAGCGATGACCATGACACCATCGCTATTGGCCGCCGGTGTGCGCGTGATTGACCTGGCCGCCGACTTTCGTCTCAAGGACGCCGCCGAATGGCAAACCTGGTACGGCATGCCGCATGCGTGTCCTGATTTGCTGGCAGAAGCCGTGTATGGATTGCCCGAGGTGAATCGTGCGGCGATTGCCAAGGCGCGGCTGGTGGCTAATCCCGGTTGTTATCCCACCGCCGTGCAGTTGGGTTTTTTACCGTTGCTGGAAGCAGGCGTGATCGAGCGACAGGGCTTGATCGCCGATGCCAAATCCGGTGTCAGCGGCGCCGGCCGCAAGGCGGAAGTGCATGCCTTGTTGTGTGAGGCCAGCGAAAGTTTCAAGGCCTATGCCGTGCCGGGGCATCGTCATTTGCCCGAGATCAGGCAAGGGCTGAATCACGCGGCGGCGGGCGCGAGTCTGACGTTTGTGCCGCACCTGACGCCGATGATACGCGGTATTCACGCCACGCTTTATGCGCGACTGACCAAGGACACTGATTTGCAAAAGTTGTTTGAGGCGCGTTATCGCGACGAGCCATTCGTTGACGTGTTGCCTAAAGGTGCTCATCCCGAGACCCGCAGCGTGAAAGGTGCCAATACCTGTCGCATTGCCGTTCATCGGCCACAGGACGGTGATACCGTCGTCGTGTTGTCAGTGATCGATAACCTTGTTAAAGGTGCGGCGGGTCAGGCGGTGCAAAACATGAATATTATGTTTGGATTTGATGAGCGGGCAGGGCTTGAGACTATCGCGTTGCTGCCGTAA
- a CDS encoding tetratricopeptide repeat protein — MSITLLSSVHAATPLDEARQLGQQGNWQESLAQTSSYLKKNPGDVDALFLKGIAASKSGNPSQAIASFEEITRRRPDLPEPYNNLAVLYAKAGEYEKAQQALEHALATHPSYATAHNNLSQIYKKLAAIAYDRALNLKAGASQNEAPLALIDSLHPVATAPIKAGVEKVAIAPPAPTPSAASGQPPAATSLRIEDKAKKADIKDIAQTVQGWARAWSTKDVSGYLGHYSPDYFPSDVASSRADWEQQRQERLTRPKLIKVQVDRLQVEMIDEQTASAVFRQHYRSDRISDTVRKQLRLKQQDNHWLIIEETILR, encoded by the coding sequence TTGTCTATTACATTGCTCAGCAGCGTCCACGCTGCCACCCCTCTTGACGAGGCACGCCAGCTTGGCCAGCAAGGGAACTGGCAAGAGTCCCTTGCCCAAACCAGCAGTTACCTCAAAAAAAACCCTGGCGATGTCGATGCGCTTTTTCTCAAGGGTATTGCCGCCAGCAAAAGCGGCAACCCCAGTCAGGCCATTGCCAGCTTTGAAGAAATCACCCGTCGCCGCCCGGATCTACCTGAGCCCTATAACAATCTGGCCGTGCTCTATGCCAAGGCCGGGGAATATGAGAAGGCCCAGCAAGCCCTGGAACACGCACTGGCCACCCACCCCAGTTACGCCACAGCCCACAACAATCTGAGCCAGATTTACAAAAAACTGGCGGCAATCGCTTATGATCGGGCACTCAATCTCAAGGCAGGTGCCAGCCAGAATGAGGCGCCGCTGGCCCTGATCGACAGTCTGCACCCGGTGGCCACCGCCCCCATCAAGGCTGGGGTCGAAAAAGTGGCGATTGCGCCCCCCGCGCCCACCCCCTCAGCTGCGTCTGGCCAGCCCCCTGCCGCCACAAGCTTACGTATTGAAGATAAAGCAAAAAAGGCCGATATAAAGGATATAGCGCAGACGGTTCAAGGTTGGGCGCGGGCCTGGAGCACAAAGGACGTTTCAGGCTATCTTGGTCACTACAGCCCGGACTACTTTCCAAGCGACGTGGCCTCCTCTCGCGCCGACTGGGAACAGCAGCGCCAGGAACGACTGACCCGGCCCAAATTGATCAAGGTACAAGTGGATCGATTGCAGGTCGAAATGATTGATGAACAAACGGCGAGCGCTGTTTTTCGGCAACATTATCGCTCCGACCGTATTTCTGATACCGTGCGCAAACAACTGCGCCTGAAACAACAGGACAACCACTGGCTGATTATTGAAGAAACCATATTACGATGA
- a CDS encoding L,D-transpeptidase family protein, with amino-acid sequence MMQAFSSKLGLCALLTLASASSVFADSNNSSQSDSRLPLNDQYEQLLINSLQDIQDDQLDGALEKLGTLVQTNPKFKLAQLIYGDLLMAKAGPIQDFGGTATQSDAVNGLRSEAQVRWQHHVAHPGDEQIPAYILNLDPAIKYAIVVDISHSRLYLYENQPDQPRLVSDYYVSIGRNGAIKQREGDLRTPIGVYQITESLDIAKLPDLYGSGAFPLNYPNTWDQRHGKSGSGIWLHGTQGDTFSRQPRASEGCVTMSNTDLDAIKPMLQVGRTPVIIAEEIEWVSANSVLTQRQDFDAVLNTWKSDWESRDPERYLSHYSNRFSNQDMDYKTWAQYKRRVNSQKQFINVELKGVTIFNYPGDEKLRVVTFEQDYRSDNLTNISRKQQFWRLEEDGSWRIIYEGPA; translated from the coding sequence ATGATGCAGGCATTTTCATCAAAACTAGGACTCTGCGCGCTGCTGACGCTGGCAAGTGCGTCTTCTGTTTTTGCGGACTCAAACAACAGTAGTCAAAGTGACTCCCGGTTACCGCTCAACGATCAATACGAACAATTATTGATCAACAGCCTTCAGGACATCCAGGACGATCAGCTTGATGGGGCGCTGGAAAAGCTGGGAACCCTGGTGCAAACCAATCCCAAATTCAAACTGGCGCAATTGATCTACGGCGATCTGTTGATGGCCAAGGCCGGCCCGATCCAGGATTTTGGCGGCACCGCCACGCAGAGCGATGCCGTGAATGGCTTGCGCAGTGAGGCACAAGTCCGCTGGCAACATCATGTGGCCCATCCGGGTGATGAACAGATCCCCGCTTATATTTTAAATCTTGACCCCGCAATCAAATATGCGATCGTGGTCGATATCAGCCACTCGCGGCTGTATCTCTACGAAAACCAGCCCGATCAACCGCGACTCGTCTCGGATTATTATGTTTCCATCGGCAGAAACGGCGCCATTAAACAGCGTGAAGGTGACCTGCGTACCCCGATTGGGGTTTACCAAATCACTGAATCTCTGGATATCGCCAAATTGCCTGACCTGTATGGCAGCGGCGCCTTTCCCCTGAACTATCCTAATACCTGGGATCAACGCCATGGTAAAAGTGGTTCTGGTATTTGGTTACACGGCACACAAGGCGACACCTTTAGCCGTCAGCCACGCGCCAGCGAAGGCTGCGTCACCATGAGCAACACTGACCTGGATGCGATTAAACCAATGCTGCAAGTGGGACGGACCCCGGTGATCATTGCTGAGGAGATCGAATGGGTTTCTGCCAACAGCGTTTTAACCCAACGCCAGGATTTCGATGCCGTGCTCAACACTTGGAAATCCGACTGGGAGAGCCGCGACCCCGAACGCTATCTGAGCCATTATTCAAACCGCTTTTCCAATCAAGACATGGATTACAAGACTTGGGCGCAATATAAGCGCCGGGTAAATTCCCAAAAGCAGTTCATTAACGTGGAACTAAAGGGCGTCACCATTTTTAACTACCCCGGCGATGAGAAATTACGCGTGGTTACGTTCGAACAGGATTACCGCAGCGACAACCTCACCAACATCAGCCGCAAGCAACAATTCTGGCGCCTTGAGGAAGACGGCAGTTGGCGCATCATTTACGAAGGTCCGGCCTGA
- a CDS encoding citrate synthase yields the protein MNNYLPGLEGVPATKSNISFIDGDKGVLAYRGYPIEQLAAQSSFEEASLLLLDGQLPTAAALAEFDQQLRQNRRVKYNIRSMMMSLPVSGHPMEMLQTAVASLGMFYPGTEYLAATSSNENLKYIHSMSVKIISRMPVLVTMWEHIRNGYDPIAPRRDLSLAANFLYMFNGEEPDPFWSRILDVCLILHAEHTINASTFAALVAGSTLATPNGVVAAAIGTLAGPLHGGANERVVDMLDEIGAPERVRPWLESKLAAKQKIWGMGHREYKVKDPRAVILQGLVEQAVTHVGGETARLFDTALELEQACIERLGPKGVYPNVDYYSGILYRAMGIPVDQFTSVFAVARSAGWLAHWREQLADNRIFRPTQVYTGAPMREYVSVQQR from the coding sequence GTGAATAATTATTTGCCTGGTCTCGAAGGGGTACCGGCGACCAAATCGAATATCTCGTTTATCGATGGCGATAAGGGTGTGCTGGCCTATCGTGGTTATCCCATCGAGCAGCTTGCTGCACAGAGTAGCTTTGAAGAAGCGTCGCTGTTGCTGCTGGATGGGCAATTGCCCACCGCTGCCGCCTTGGCTGAATTTGATCAACAGTTGCGTCAAAACCGGCGGGTGAAATACAACATCCGCTCCATGATGATGAGTCTGCCTGTTTCAGGACATCCGATGGAGATGTTGCAGACGGCGGTGGCCAGCCTGGGGATGTTTTATCCCGGCACCGAATATTTGGCGGCGACGTCGTCGAACGAAAATCTGAAATACATCCACAGCATGTCGGTGAAGATCATCTCCCGTATGCCGGTACTGGTCACCATGTGGGAACATATCCGCAATGGCTACGACCCGATCGCCCCGCGACGGGATCTGAGTCTGGCGGCCAATTTCCTGTACATGTTCAATGGCGAGGAGCCGGATCCGTTCTGGTCGCGGATTCTGGATGTGTGTCTGATCCTGCACGCCGAGCACACCATTAATGCCTCGACCTTTGCCGCCCTGGTGGCGGGCTCGACCTTGGCCACGCCCAACGGTGTCGTTGCGGCGGCCATCGGCACCTTGGCCGGCCCCCTGCATGGCGGTGCCAATGAGCGGGTGGTGGACATGCTGGACGAGATCGGTGCGCCGGAGCGGGTGCGTCCGTGGCTGGAATCCAAGCTGGCGGCTAAACAGAAAATCTGGGGCATGGGACATCGCGAGTACAAGGTCAAAGACCCGCGAGCAGTCATTTTACAGGGGCTGGTTGAGCAGGCGGTGACGCATGTCGGCGGCGAGACGGCGCGCTTGTTTGATACGGCGCTAGAGCTGGAGCAGGCCTGCATCGAGCGTTTAGGGCCAAAAGGTGTGTATCCCAACGTCGATTATTATTCCGGGATTTTGTATCGGGCGATGGGAATCCCGGTGGATCAATTCACTTCGGTCTTCGCCGTGGCGCGTAGCGCGGGTTGGCTGGCGCATTGGCGCGAGCAGCTTGCCGACAATCGTATTTTCCGGCCAACACAGGTCTATACCGGTGCGCCGATGCGCGAATATGTGTCGGTGCAACAAAGATAG
- the erpA gene encoding iron-sulfur cluster insertion protein ErpA produces the protein MNMAATHADEFPPVMFSDGAAAKVKELIQEEGNDALKLRIYVTGGGCSGFQYGFSFDESINDGDTVVEKDGVRLLIDPMSFQYLNGAEIDYSEGLEGAHFVIRNPNASTSCGCGSSFSV, from the coding sequence ATGAATATGGCCGCTACTCACGCAGATGAATTTCCTCCAGTCATGTTTTCTGACGGCGCTGCCGCCAAGGTTAAAGAGCTGATCCAGGAAGAAGGCAATGACGCCCTCAAGCTGCGGATCTATGTCACGGGCGGAGGCTGTTCCGGCTTCCAATACGGATTTTCCTTCGACGAGTCGATTAATGACGGCGATACCGTGGTCGAAAAAGACGGTGTCCGTTTACTGATTGATCCGATGAGTTTTCAATACCTCAATGGTGCCGAAATTGATTATTCCGAAGGTTTGGAAGGCGCTCACTTTGTGATTCGCAATCCAAATGCATCCACGAGCTGCGGCTGCGGTTCGTCATTTTCCGTCTAA
- a CDS encoding c-type cytochrome has product MQRISLSQKLWWLAAAMLAVGQSPAAVSASEAEQIFRQNCAVCHGDKGDGQSRARFGLNPPPRDFTSPQAAAELTRARMIASVTHGRKGTAMVGWQGRLSQNQIEGVVDFIRATFMVAVAPAPAVVAEAAPPVQPPATAAISAPQGQRIFEEHCRVCHGDKGNGSTWTYSVLNPPPRNFTAPQSRRILTRARMIASVTHGRKGTAMMSFSGRLSEQEIASVVDYIRGGFMQGEVIPDAGSEGAALPGQSPHEQSAHGQAPGSVGSAGMAPNFSADVAKADMSLPMPYGLKGNFERGREFFMNNCATCHGQRGDGTGPRAGFIVPPPRNFLNPDSQSTLNRPALFKAVVIGKAGTPMPAWGKVLGPQQIADVVEFVFQDFISQGKNAAKKKAR; this is encoded by the coding sequence ATGCAACGGATATCTTTGAGTCAAAAACTGTGGTGGCTGGCGGCGGCCATGCTGGCGGTGGGGCAGTCCCCGGCGGCGGTGTCTGCGTCTGAGGCGGAGCAGATTTTTCGCCAGAATTGCGCGGTGTGCCATGGGGACAAGGGCGATGGCCAGAGCCGTGCCCGGTTTGGACTCAATCCGCCCCCGCGCGATTTTACAAGCCCGCAGGCGGCCGCCGAGCTGACGCGTGCCCGGATGATTGCCTCAGTCACTCATGGGCGCAAGGGAACGGCGATGGTGGGTTGGCAGGGCCGGTTGTCACAGAATCAAATCGAGGGTGTGGTCGATTTTATCCGCGCCACATTTATGGTGGCGGTCGCCCCCGCCCCGGCGGTCGTTGCTGAGGCGGCACCGCCCGTTCAGCCACCCGCTACGGCTGCGATCAGCGCCCCCCAGGGACAGCGTATTTTTGAAGAACATTGCCGCGTGTGTCATGGCGACAAGGGTAACGGTTCCACCTGGACCTATTCCGTGCTCAATCCGCCGCCGCGTAATTTCACGGCGCCGCAGTCGCGGCGGATATTGACCCGGGCGCGGATGATCGCTTCGGTGACGCATGGTCGCAAGGGGACGGCGATGATGTCGTTCTCCGGGCGGTTGTCGGAACAGGAAATTGCCAGTGTCGTCGATTACATTCGCGGTGGATTCATGCAGGGTGAAGTCATTCCCGATGCCGGCAGCGAAGGCGCGGCGCTGCCCGGTCAATCGCCGCATGAACAGTCGGCTCACGGCCAGGCGCCCGGCAGCGTCGGTTCCGCAGGCATGGCACCGAATTTTTCCGCCGATGTGGCTAAAGCGGATATGAGTTTGCCGATGCCGTATGGCCTCAAAGGCAATTTCGAGCGCGGCCGCGAATTCTTTATGAACAATTGCGCCACCTGTCACGGTCAGCGTGGTGATGGTACCGGGCCGCGTGCCGGATTCATTGTCCCACCGCCGCGTAATTTTCTGAATCCGGACTCGCAAAGTACCTTGAACCGCCCGGCCTTGTTCAAGGCGGTGGTGATCGGTAAGGCAGGAACGCCGATGCCCGCCTGGGGCAAAGTATTGGGACCGCAGCAAATCGCCGATGTCGTCGAATTCGTGTTCCAGGACTTCATCAGCCAGGGCAAGAACGCGGCTAAAAAAAAAGCCAGATAA
- a CDS encoding peptidoglycan DD-metalloendopeptidase family protein produces the protein MIKKHLHWYLMAGGITVVGAAFGLLPDAAEAIRGPLAGILAPASDMNLPLEVPPHDETALTKSNDEGTDASIWQTVTVQKGDNLSSLFSRYGLSSQELHKVTLAPLAKNNLRNLLPGETLELRIDQKQQSLTELKYAFDMGRTLHLQREDDSYNAQIIEPEIEHRTRQATGTIDGSLFASAQDAGLSDRTTMELASIFGWDVDFALDMREGDTFTVLYEEIYVNGEKYRDGHILAAEFVNQGQSYQAIRYTDPDGHTDYYTPDAHSKRKAFIRTPVEFSRVSSGFNMKRLHPILNTIRAHKGVDYAAPIGTPIKVAGNGKVTFRGVKGGYGNVVIVQHGNTYSTLYGHMSAFGRGIKTGSSVNQGQIIGYVGKSGLASGPHLHYEFRVNGIHRNPLTIALPNADPLPAKYRQAFNEHANQMLARIDQIKRTRVALANP, from the coding sequence ATGATAAAGAAGCATCTGCATTGGTATTTGATGGCGGGCGGCATCACCGTGGTCGGGGCCGCTTTTGGCTTGTTGCCGGACGCTGCCGAGGCCATTCGCGGCCCGCTGGCTGGCATTCTGGCACCGGCTAGCGATATGAATCTACCCCTTGAAGTGCCGCCGCATGACGAAACCGCACTGACCAAGTCCAATGACGAGGGTACCGACGCGAGCATCTGGCAAACGGTAACCGTTCAAAAAGGGGACAACCTCTCTTCTCTTTTTTCCCGTTACGGCCTGAGCAGCCAGGAATTGCACAAGGTCACCCTGGCGCCGCTGGCCAAGAACAATCTTCGCAACCTACTCCCCGGCGAAACCCTGGAATTGCGCATCGATCAGAAGCAACAGAGCCTGACCGAGCTTAAATATGCATTTGATATGGGGCGGACCCTGCATTTGCAACGCGAAGACGATAGCTATAACGCGCAAATTATCGAGCCCGAGATCGAGCACCGGACACGGCAGGCCACCGGCACGATTGATGGCTCCCTGTTTGCGAGCGCCCAGGATGCCGGACTCTCGGACCGCACCACCATGGAATTGGCCAGCATCTTTGGCTGGGATGTGGACTTTGCCCTGGACATGCGCGAAGGCGATACCTTTACCGTGCTTTATGAAGAAATCTACGTCAACGGTGAAAAGTATCGCGATGGCCATATCCTAGCGGCCGAGTTCGTCAATCAGGGACAAAGCTATCAGGCGATTCGCTATACCGACCCGGACGGCCATACCGACTATTACACCCCGGACGCGCACAGTAAGCGCAAGGCCTTCATCCGCACCCCGGTAGAGTTTTCACGTGTCAGCTCCGGCTTCAACATGAAGCGTCTGCATCCGATTCTGAATACCATCCGCGCCCACAAAGGCGTGGATTACGCTGCCCCTATCGGTACGCCGATCAAGGTCGCGGGCAATGGCAAGGTGACCTTCCGCGGCGTGAAGGGCGGTTATGGAAATGTGGTGATCGTACAACACGGCAACACCTACAGCACCCTTTACGGCCACATGTCCGCCTTTGGCCGCGGCATCAAGACCGGCAGTTCGGTCAACCAAGGTCAGATTATCGGCTATGTCGGCAAATCCGGTCTGGCGAGCGGCCCGCATTTGCACTATGAATTCCGCGTCAACGGCATTCATCGCAATCCGTTGACCATCGCTTTACCAAACGCCGATCCACTACCAGCAAAATATCGGCAGGCGTTTAATGAGCACGCCAATCAGATGCTGGCACGTATCGACCAGATTAAACGCACCCGCGTTGCTTTAGCCAACCCTTAA
- a CDS encoding cytochrome c — MPSTVEVAAGSRARNRFEQGRDLYNYRCYFCHGYAGDAKTLAASYLKPPPRAFTATRLQDLPRERMLTSVTKGRPGTAMKGFKDILSADEIEVVVDYIRQAYMSGTAAQTRYHTAGNGWPDHERYAAAFPFASGEIALDTPPEKLTVEQRHGRELFMGSCITCHDRARVADEGLVWDARPTSFPRGAYSHRQPDAVSGATPYHQHDAAPKLSDLTPQQRQGEMLFQANCAFCHAADGTGKNWIGSFLEPHARDLTDPQAMAGKDATRLKQVIREGIPGTTMSAWRHVLKEQEIDAIVSYVQKAFVKQIKEER, encoded by the coding sequence GTGCCATCGACGGTCGAGGTGGCGGCCGGCAGCCGTGCCCGTAACCGTTTTGAACAGGGGCGCGACCTCTACAATTACCGCTGTTATTTTTGTCACGGTTATGCCGGCGATGCCAAGACGCTGGCAGCCAGTTATCTCAAGCCACCGCCGCGAGCTTTCACGGCAACCCGGCTCCAGGATCTGCCACGCGAGCGAATGCTGACTTCGGTGACCAAGGGGCGACCTGGTACGGCGATGAAGGGATTTAAAGACATCCTGAGTGCCGATGAAATCGAGGTCGTGGTGGATTATATTCGCCAGGCGTATATGAGCGGCACAGCGGCGCAGACGCGTTATCACACCGCGGGCAACGGTTGGCCGGATCATGAGCGTTACGCCGCCGCATTTCCCTTTGCCAGCGGTGAAATCGCACTCGACACACCACCGGAAAAACTAACAGTGGAACAACGTCATGGGCGCGAACTGTTCATGGGCAGTTGTATCACCTGTCATGACCGGGCGCGGGTGGCGGATGAAGGCTTGGTGTGGGATGCGCGGCCGACATCGTTCCCGCGCGGCGCCTATTCGCATCGCCAGCCGGATGCAGTGAGCGGTGCCACGCCTTATCATCAGCATGACGCAGCGCCCAAACTTTCAGATTTGACGCCACAGCAACGCCAAGGCGAGATGTTATTCCAGGCTAATTGCGCTTTTTGTCATGCCGCCGACGGCACGGGCAAGAACTGGATCGGCAGTTTTCTGGAGCCGCATGCGCGTGATCTGACCGATCCGCAGGCGATGGCGGGCAAAGATGCGACGCGCTTGAAACAGGTCATTCGCGAGGGTATTCCTGGCACCACGATGTCGGCCTGGCGGCACGTCTTGAAGGAACAGGAAATAGATGCCATTGTCAGTTATGTGCAAAAGGCATTTGTGAAACAGATAAAAGAGGAAAGGTAA